From a single Cryptococcus neoformans var. neoformans B-3501A chromosome 3, whole genome shotgun sequence genomic region:
- a CDS encoding hypothetical protein (Match to ESTs gb|CF192042.1|CF192042, gb|CF183512.1|CF183512, gb|CF183511.1|CF183511; HMMPfam hit to Proteasome, Proteasome A-type and B-type, score: 205.7, E(): 8.6e-59), whose translation MAKLAETPSVGFDFSNYARNQFLGQRLQGIPKATSTGTTIVGVIYGGGSSGEEPGVCLGADTRATGGPIVADKNCEKIHYLAPHIRCCGAGTAADTEFVTNLISSNLELHALSQGRQARIVTAMTMLKQYLFRYQGHVGAHLVLGGVDATGPHLFTVHAHGSTDKLPYVTMGSGSLAAMAVFESSFKEHMTRQEAIDLVARAIRSGVFNDLGSGSNVDVAVITKNGTEMLRNYQTPNERGLKSRNYKFRRGTTAWTKESVRSLIVTEEVKSTTGAGKAQGAAEAVPVAVGAGPGGAEGMDIDG comes from the exons ATGGCAAAGCTCGCAGAGACCCCTTCCGTCGGCTTTGACTTCTCAAACTATGCCAGAAATCAGTTCTTGGGCCAGCGCCTCCAGGGCATTCCGAAGG CGACCTCCACTGGTACAACCATCGTCGGTGTCATTTACGGTGGAGGGAGCTCAGGAGAGGAGCCAGGCGTCTGTCTTGGTGCTGATACACGAGCCACCGGTGGACCTATCGTCGCAGACAAAAATTGTGAAAAG ATCCATTACTTAGCCCCTCACATCAGATGCTGTGGTGCTGGTACTGCTGCCGACACAGA ATTCGTCACTAATCTCATATCTTCTAATCTCGAG CTTCATGCGCTCTCTCAAGGCCGACAAGCGCGCATTGTTACGGCTATGACAATGCTCAAACAGTATCTCTTTCG GTATCAAGGCCATGTTGGTGCTCATCTTGTGCTCGGCGGTGTTGATGCCACTGGACCACACCTTTTTACTGTCCACGCCCACGGCTCCACGGACAAGCTTCCTTATGTCACCATGGGTAGTGGTAGTCTCGCCGCCATGGCTGTGTTTGAGAGCAGTTTCAAAGAACATATGACG AGACAAGAAGCTATCGACCTCGTTGCTAGAGCGATTCGATCAGGTGTTTTCAATGACCTGGGTTCTGGTTCCAATGTAGATGTCGCCGTGATCACAAAGAATGGAACTGAAATGCTCAGAAACTACCAGACCCCC AATGAACGAGGCCTGAAATCGCGCAACTACAAATTCCGCCGTGGAACCACTGCTTGGACAAAAGAGTCTGTGCGCAGTCTAATCGTCACAGAGGAAGTTAAGTCAACAACAGGCGCTGGCAAGGCCCAGGGGGCGGCCGAGGCTGTTCCAGTTGCTGTTGGCGCGGGTCCAGGCGGAGCAGAAGGGATGGATATCGATGGTTAG